One genomic region from Mytilus trossulus isolate FHL-02 chromosome 9, PNRI_Mtr1.1.1.hap1, whole genome shotgun sequence encodes:
- the LOC134683175 gene encoding uncharacterized protein LOC134683175 yields the protein MKLSNAHEDDTGSSDGHSIDHEFPREINCTETEKDAINYTQLQEKNNIQIKEKYKIFVQDEKSRKTRNCRGSKRKLIKLNVDVSDKENTSLPRKRTCLTVEKVKRKLFVENETARQHGLSIQNVQKLQNVNKMERMLSYVQSVRLSREKRRMTELDKIKMLLGEISDVKLYIEAKEKCERCPDNTSIQAKMEQHYIKLQTVVSKNHNEIRAKLAISPNNKSLLFKKKLAETLMDKWGYFY from the exons ATGAAGTTGAGCAATGCACatg aAGATGACACAGGATCGAGTGATGGACACAGCATTGACCATGAATTTCCAAGGGAGATAAATTGCACTGAAACAGAAAAGGACGCTATAAATT ataCCCAGctgcaagaaaaaaataacattcagattaaagaaaaatataagatatttgtACAGGACGAGAAATCAAGAAAAACTAGAAATTGTCGAG GCAGCAAGAGAAAActgataaaattaaatgttgatGTATCTGACAAGGAGAATACTAGTTTACCAAGGAAAAGAACTTGTTTGACAGTTGAAAAagtgaaaagaaaattatttgtgGAGAATGAAACAG CAAGACAACATGGGCTATCTATACAGAATGTGcagaaattacaaaatgttaacAAGATGGAAAGAATGCTGTCTTATGTGCAGTCTGTAAGGTTGTCTAGAG AAAAAAGAAGAATGACAGAACtggacaaaattaaaatgttgctAGGCGAAATATCTGATGTAAAGCTATACATTGAAGCAAAGGAAAAATGTGAGCGGTGTCCTGATAATACCTCAATACAGGCGAAAATGGAACAACACTATATTAAATTACAAACAGTGGTTAGCAAGAATCACAATGAGATCAGAGCCAAACTTGCTATATCTCCTAACAATAAATCccttctgtttaaaaaaaaattagcagaAACACTGATGGACAAGTggggatatttttattga